One segment of Panicum virgatum strain AP13 chromosome 1K, P.virgatum_v5, whole genome shotgun sequence DNA contains the following:
- the LOC120645353 gene encoding vesicle-associated membrane protein 711-like: MGRIEYAVVARGAVVLAEHGAAGSNAGAVARQVLERLPDGGNDCNVSYTQDLHVFHVKRTDGITALCMADDAAGRRIPFAFLADIHGRFVKTYGRAALTALAYAMNDEFSRVLSQQMDYYSNDPNADSITRTRGEIDQVRGIMLDNIDKVLERGDRLELLVDKTATMEGNTMRFKRQARRFRNTMWWRNVKLTAAIIFILTVIVYLVIAYLCHGFTLPSCVP; this comes from the exons ATGGGCAGGATCGAGTACGCCGtggtggcgcgcggcgcggtggtGCTCGCGGAGCACGGCGCGGCGGGGAGCAACGCGGGCGCCGTGGCGCGGCAGGTCCTGGAGCGCCTCCCCGACGGCGGCAACGACTGCAACGTCTCCTACACGCAGGACCTCCACGTGTTCCACGTCAAGCGCACCGACGGCATCACCGCGCTCTGCATGGccgacgacgccgccggcc GACGGATCCCTTTCGCGTTCCTTGCTGATATCCACGGCCGATTTGTCAAGACGTATGGGCGGGCCGCCCTCACGGCGCTCGCCTATGCGATGAACGACGAGTTCTCCAGGGTTTTGAGCCAGCAGATGGACTACTATTCCAACGACCCCAACGCTGACAGCATAACTCGCACGAGAGGTGAAATCGATCAG GTCCGGGGCATCATGCTCGACAACATTGACAAGGTACTGGAGAGAGGTGACCGTCTGGAACTGCTGGTAGACAAGACTGCAACTATGGAAGGAAACACGATGCGCTTTAAACGGCAAGCTCGCCGGTTCAGGAACACCATGTGGTGGAGAAATGTGAAGCTCAC AGCTGCAATAATATTCATCCTTACGGTGATAGTGTACCTGGTGATCGCCTACCTGTGCCACGGCTTCACCCTACCGTCCTGCGTCCCGTAA
- the LOC120645341 gene encoding 26S proteasome regulatory subunit 6A homolog, producing the protein MSSSAPAPAAMAVDDAEDDQLASMSTEDIIRASRLLDNEIRVHKDELQRTNLELESVKEKIKENQEKIKLNKQLPYLVGNIVEILEMNPEDEAEEDGANIDLDSQRKGKCVVLKTSTRQTIFLPVIGLVDPDKLKPGDLVGVNKDSYLILDTLPSEYDSRVKAMEVDEKPTEDYNDIGGLEKQIQELVEAIVLPMTHEDRFQKLGIRPPKGVLLYGPPGTGKTLMARACAAQTNATFLKLAGPQLVQMFIGDGAKLVRDAFQLAKEKAPCIIFIDEIDAIGTKRFDSEVSGDREVQRTMLELLNQLDGFSSDERIKVIAATNRADILDPALMRSGRLDRKIEFPHPSEEARARILQIHSRKMNVNPDVNFEELARSTDDFNGAQLKAVCVEAGMLALRRDATEVTHEDFNEGIIQVQAKKKSSLNYYA; encoded by the exons ATGTCGTCgtcggcgcccgcgccggctgCCATGGCCGTGGACGACGCGGAGGACGACCAGCTCGCCTCCATGTCCACGGAGGACATCATCAGGGCCTCCCGCCTCCTCGACAACGAGATCCGCGTCCACAAG GACGAGCTGCAGCGCACGAACCTGGAGCTCGAGTCCGTCaaggagaaaatcaaggagaaCCAGGAGAAAATCAAGCTTAACAAGCAGCTGCCCTACCTCGTCGGCAACATAGTCGAG ATTTTGGAAATGAACCCTGAGGATGAGGCTGAAGAGGATGGTGCTAATATTGACCTGGACTCACAAAGGAAGGGGAAATGTGTTGTTCTTAAGACATCCACGAGACAA ACTATATTCCTTCCTGTAATTGGGTTAGTTGACCCTGATAAGCTGAAGCCTGGTGATTTAGTAGGAGTTAACAAAGACAGCTACTTGATACTAGATACATTGCCTTCTGAGTACGACTCACGGGTGAAGGCTATGGAAGTAGATGAAAAGCCTACTGAGGATTATAATGACATCGGAGGACTCGAGAAACAG ATTCAAGAGCTTGTGGAAGCTATAGTGTTGCCAATGACACACGAGGATCGCTTCCAGAAGTTGGGTATTCGTCCCCCTAAGGGGGTTCTTTTGTACGGACCACCTGGGACTGGGAAGACGCTCATGGCCCGTGCATGCGCTGCACAGACTAATGCGACATTTCTGAAATTGGCTGGTCCACAACTTGTCCAG ATGTTCATCGGTGATGGAGCTAAGCTCGTTAGAGATGCTTTTCAGCTGGCGAAGGAGAAAGCCCCGTGCAtcatctttattgatgaaaTTGATGCCATTGGAACAAAGCGTTTTGACAG TGAAGTGAGCGGTGATAGAGAAGTACAAAGGACAATGTTGGAGTTGCTGAATCAGCTTGATGGATTTAGCAGCGATGAGAGGATAAAG GTGATAGCTGCAACAAATCGTGCTGATATTCTTGATCCTGCTCTTATGCGATCTGGCCGTCTGGACCGGAAGATTGAGTTCCCTCATCCATCAGAAGAAGCACGAGCTAGAATCTTGCAG ATTCACTCGAGGAAGATGAATGTAAATCCGGATGTTAACTTTGAAGAGTTGGCGCGTTCAACTGATGATTTCAACGGTGCTCAGCTAAAGGCTGTTTGCGTGGAAGCTGGCATGCTTGCTCTACGCCGAGACGCAACAGAGGTTACCCATGAGGATTTCAACGAGGGAATCATCCAAGTGCAGGCAAAGAAGAAGTCCAGCTTGAATTACTATGCATAA